The nucleotide sequence TTCCGCGTCGCGCGCGGGCTTCAGCCCGAAGACCGGCAGGACTCGTTTCGGCGCGAGCGCGGCGAGAGAGGCGAGTTGTTTGGCGACCAGGACCGGGTCACGGCCGGGCAGCACCATCACCCCGGTGCCGACCTTCAGTTTCGTGGTGCGGGCGAGCGCGTGCGTCAGCCCGACGATCGGGTCGATCCTCGGCGAGTACACCGCTTCAGGCAGCCAGAGTGAATCGACGCCCGCCCGCTCCAGCAGATCGACCGCGGCGCCGAACTCCTCCGGTGCCGTCCCGGTCCCCAGCCCGGCACCGATCCTGATCTTCAGGTCCTCCGCCACACTTGCTCCCTTCCCGTGTTCCCACCGTGAACAACCCCGCACAAGCATGGACTCATTCCACGAATCCCCCGTACATTCCACTGTCGTGCGGGCCGTTCCCGCGCGGATTGGGGGATCTTCCGATGGCAGGACAGGCTCCGAGCAGCTGGACGCGATGCTTCCATCCGGCACCGTCGGCCGGGATGCGGCTCCTCGCCTTCCCGCACGCGGGCGGATCGGCGAGCGCGTACCGCGCGTTTTCGGCTGCCCTCTCGCCCACGATCGAGGTGCACACCGCCCAGTACCCGGGAAGACAGGACCGGATGGGCGAGCCGGTCATCGACGACATCCACGTCCTGGCCGAGCGACTGGTGGACGTCGCCGCCGCGCTCCCGGAACCCTTCGCCCTCTTCGGGCACAGCATGGGCGCGATCGTCGGCTTCGAGGTCGCCCGGCGGCTCGAAGCACGCGGGATCGTTCCGGCGGCGCTGTTCGTCTCGGCCCGCCGTGGTCCCGATATCCAGAAGGAGAAGTCGCACCACCTCGCCGACGACGACACCTTCCTCGACGAGGTCAGCCGTCTCGGCGGCACGGACCCCACGATCTTCGCCGACCCGGACATCCGCGCGCTCACGTTGCCCGCGCTGCGCGGCGACTACAAGGCCGTCGAGACCTATCGCTACCGGCCCGGCCCCGACGTGAGCTGCCCGGTCGTGGCGCTCGCCGGGAACGCGGACCCGGTCCTGCATCTGCCGGACGTCGAAAACTGGCGCGAGCACACCACCGGCTCGTTCGAGATGGAGGTGTTCGAGGGCGGGCACTTCTTCCTCGAAGACAACCTCGACGCCGTCGTCGCGCGCATCCTCGGCAAGCTGACCGTCAGTCCCTGAGGCCTTCC is from Amycolatopsis lurida and encodes:
- a CDS encoding thioesterase II family protein — encoded protein: MAGQAPSSWTRCFHPAPSAGMRLLAFPHAGGSASAYRAFSAALSPTIEVHTAQYPGRQDRMGEPVIDDIHVLAERLVDVAAALPEPFALFGHSMGAIVGFEVARRLEARGIVPAALFVSARRGPDIQKEKSHHLADDDTFLDEVSRLGGTDPTIFADPDIRALTLPALRGDYKAVETYRYRPGPDVSCPVVALAGNADPVLHLPDVENWREHTTGSFEMEVFEGGHFFLEDNLDAVVARILGKLTVSP